Genomic segment of Parabacteroides pacaensis:
TCCGAGATGAAATTTCCTTGTTGTTACCACACGAAAAGAGTGCTTTCGAATAATCCCTGTTACAGAATTTCCCGTGTATTCTTTTTCGCTGATTTTGTGAACTTTCTTTGCTAACGTTCCATTCGCTTTCTGATAATAAACTCCGTATTCAAGTCGTATTTTAGTTTTCTTGTCGTTATTATTCAGCAAGTTAAAACTAAATTTTAACGAATTTCCCACTCTAACTTCTGGCGTTAAAATTTGGAAATTCTCAATGCATATATTTTCAATAGAATCAAAGCCGAACAATTTCATCACCTCCGGATTTCCTTGTTTTAAGAGTGTTCGACAGCCATGTTTACTAACCCATTCTACTTCTTCCGACTCTCCTTTCCATCTTTTTACCAGCTCAATCACCGTTGCAGGATGATCTTTCGATATATCATTCAAATTATTGGCAACACTCAACCGTACAAATCTTGACGGGTCGTTCTTAAGATTTTCCAAAATTGGAATAATTGGCGCAGGATTATCTTTCAGGTTCGGCAAAGCCATTGCCCAAGGCAGGCGTGGACGGCAACCCTCTGAAGCCAGCCGTCTTACTCCCCAATGTTCGTGTTTTGACCAAACTAACATTTGATTCATCATTTTATCCTGATATTTTACAATAAAAGGATGAGTAACAAATTCGCAACTTGTAAACTGAGTGATTTTTTCTATCGCTTTCATAGAGGTTTCGTAATCGTCCATTCCATATTGTTCGACATAGTTATCCAGAATCGCTCCATATTCCAATGTCAATAAGCCGAAATTCTTATCGTCTACTTTTGAAAAATCAGGTAGTGCACTTTTTACGTAATCTAAAAGTTCAAGTATTTTAGCGATTGCCTCTTTGTAATCTGTCGGTAAAAATTTTTTCAAGATGGTTGTAATGTGCATAATGCGCTGTTTATATCCCTTGTTCTCCCATTCATCATCCATTATTTGGGATACAAACTCGCAAGCATCAAAATCGTCGATAACAAGTTCCAAGTCTTTCGTAAATTTATCGAAAAACCGCTCGTTATACCTATTTTTAAAAGATTCTGCCATATTTCTTATTTTAAATTTTGATTGGTTGGACTTAACTGATTGAATGGGAGTTAGCCTAATTAAATTCGCCAGCCCATAGCTATTGAAATTCTATGAGAAGCTATTTTTCATCCAGCTATAAATCATCAGCCATTGGCTGATGGTTTACCAAGCTTGATTTTAGTCAATCAGTACCTTTGCCATCCTAATCCGCTCAATTCCGGTTGTCATTGCATCCCGTTCTATTTCTTTCAAAAGTATTGTCGCAATCCCTTTACCCTGAATATCTATTATAGTAAATTCTTTCCAGTCTTTCTTATTTTGTAGCTATTATGGAATAGACCATCGGAATATTATTACTTAAATGTTTTATCCTATATTTGTTAGGTGCATATTCAACTGTTTGGGAAAAACAATCATAGGGTGAATAATCAAATTCATCAAAAGATGATATGGTGAGCCCACTTTTTATGAGGCTATTTATAACCTCACTCAAACTATGATTCCACATCACATATTCTTGCGACAAATCGTTTTCTCCGTCCGTATAGGTTCCCTCTTGGATTTCTCTAATTGCACCGGAATTAAAGTAGTTATATTCAATTTTTTTGAAGTCATCATCAAACATCCACAAAACCGGATGAAACTCCACAAATATAAACTTCCCATTGGGTTTTAGATAATGTGAAATAATCTGAGCCCACTTATTCATATCAGGCAACCAACCAATCACTCCATAGCTTGTAAAAACGATGTCGAATTGTTCATTCAAACAAGTAGGCAAATCATAAATATCACAGCAGATAAAAGTTACATTCACGTTCGCTTTCCCGGCTAATATTTTTGCATTGTCAATCGCTTTATCCGATAAATCAACACCTGTAACATTTGCGCCAAGTCTGCCCAACGAAATAGTATCTTGTCCGAAATGGCATTGTAAATGTAGAATAGATTTCCCTTTTATATCTCCAAGTAAATCCAGTTCTATATCATTGAGAGATGATTTCCCTTTCAAAAAGCCTTCGACATCGTAAAAGTCGGATTTCAGATGCACATCTACCCTGTTATTCCAAGACCTCCGGTTTATTTCTAAATAATCAAAATCCGTGTTCATCCTTTTAATATTAAATTGATTGGTTCAATTGCACCTTTCCCCCAAAAGCCTGTACGGGAATTTTCCGACACGTAACGTCCGATGCCGTAATAAAGGGATAGCTGTTCCTTGTTTACCGATGCAGCTGCACGGTATTGGCTGCGTAGGATAGCTTCTTTTATGGTCTTTGCTGCTTCTCTATAATTCTGATTTATACCCATTTGCGCTTTGTTATATGCGGCAAAAGTACAAAAATAATGCTGGCAAAAAGAAAACAAAGGTGTTTTTTCTTTTTGTCAGCACATATCTTGCTATCAGTGTAAATAGGTTTGGTTAGTTTTAATATAATAAAAATACACTATTCTATTTTTATTATTGTGGGAACTTCATTTTATATTTTATGATTAATGGATTACTATCTACCGTATTATTATTTTGAAAGAATGTTTTCAACTTTCCTTCTGGAAGTTTTTCTACAAGTTCATCTACCAGAAGAGAGGAGATGCTAGTGTAAAAATAATTTCCTTCTGTTTGACGAATGGTTGTTTCAAATATTTGACGTAATGCACTATTACCGGTCATCTTATTTGGATCTATCATTACACTTCTTCCTGTAGCTTTCTCATAATATATATATTTAGGATAATTCCATCCTCTCATTACGAAAAAACAATAATCATCAAGATTAAATATACTACCCCATGACAATAAATAACCCTCCTTCTCTTTCTCTAAAATTGTATTTTCAATATCATAGATATAGGTCATTTTCTTTTGTTCATTAGGGTTAAGAAGTTTATACTCTGACTTATTTCTAAATACATATTCGACATGTGCCACATTGTTAGTGTCAATTTTATATATACAATTACTAAAGACCGGTTGAAATAATAAGTCTTCACTCTGGGAATCATAATCGATACAACTGGTTGAAGCGACATCAATTCTAAGCGGAGTTTTATTTTCTAAAAGAGAAGAAATAAATTTACCGTTATCGTCTAATATATGAATATTAAAGTTTTCCATTTCTTTTGAATCATATACTTTTTGATATCCAGCATAAAAATTAAGATAGTTGTTATTCCTGGCAAGAATCACATTCGGTATAAAACTTAGATTCTTAACATCAACTAACTCACCATATTCATCGCATATAAAAATTCTTCGGGAAAAGGTATCAGAAAATATAATATGTTTTTGTTTATAATCTAATTCCATATTATTTATCTTGATGTATTCTAAAGGACCTTGACCTACTCTAGATATCTTTTTTATAAAATCTCCATTACGTGCAAATATGAAAACAGCATTACTTTTGATATCCAGAATATAAAATTTGTCATTCATTATATGTATTTGATGAATATCTCCTAATAAAGAAGAGTCTGTAACTTCAAGTCTAATCGTATCCACATCAGTTATAAAATCTTCAATTGCCACAGATGTCGGATTATTAATATCTACTATTTTTGCATCTTCTGAATAAACATCTTGGTTCTTTTCCCTCTTACAACTAAAAAGGAAAAACAAACTAATAAGCATAAATAGAATTTGTCTCATTTTCTGTTTTTTTGATCAAGCCCTATTTTTACACATTATATCGTATAAAACTACACTATCATTCTATCAGCGTAAAAATAGGGCATCAATTGTTTTCTATATTATAATTTGCAATCAACACATTCCGGATGATCTGACCCACTTAAACAGGTTATTTTTTCTCCAGTCGCATATACTCCACCAACAAATATCGTGCATTTTTCTCCATTCGTAACATATCTGCATTTTTTTCAGTTGGTGATTCATCTTGAGCCAAAGCCTTCCTATTTTCCATAGCTAAATCAGATAAAGCTAATTTATTTCCGTCTGCACGGTATTGACTGCGTAAGATAGCTTCTTTTATAGTCTTTACAGCTCCTCTATAACTCTGATTTGCTTTGGTGTCATTACTCGCAAAAGTACAAAAATAATGCCGGTAGAAATAAAATAAAGATGTCTTTCTTTCCGTCTTCAACTTCCGCCTGTGAGTCATCCTGTCTATTTATCGCACACCCCCAATTCATCCTTCCTCTTTTTCCACAGTTGATAACTGTTAATGATGTTTTGCCATAGTACATACGCTGCCGGAGCGATAGAAGAAATAGGAGTGAGGTATACCTGTGCCATCCAAATAGCAAGAATGGTATTCTTCTGTCCCAATCCCTGTTGAGCGGAAATAGGATCTTTATAACGTTTTCCTAAGGCCCTTCCGGTAAGGAACTGACCTACACACACTACTAACGAAACCACAGCCAGTAATATTTCATTAGTATAATCCGGATGTTGCTGGTTAAGCAAGAAAACCACTGTTTTCCCAGTTACTATAGCCAAGGCCACAGCCCATAAGTAAAAGCCTAATTGCCGGGTAGCTAATATTTTGCGATGTATGATTGGCACGAAGCGTTGAAGTAACCAAGCTACAAGCAGAGGCAATATTAATAAGGGAATCACTTGCTTACAAATATAAAAAAAGGAACTCCAGAACGACATATCTTGATGTGTCCCTAAAAAGGAAAAGATAATCGGAGCTGCAATTGCCACCCCTACACTGCTGAACAACGTGTAGGTAGTAAGAAACGCAATGTCTCCCCCCAACATACCGGTGATTACCGCAGCCGAAGTAGCGGTAGGAGCCAGTAAACAAATTAATGCACCTTCCGAAACCACCGGATTAACTATTCGTATAATTCCATATATGAGCAGACAACCTACTAACTGAATAAGTAGTAAAGAGACATGCAAAGGATGGATTTTCATGTTCTTGAAAGAAATCTTGCAGAAGGTAACCAACAACATGCTGAAGATAAGATAAGGAGTAAGAAACGATAATCTGCCGAAGAAAGGATAGAATACACCCCCCAGCCCCATGGCAATAGGCAACATCCAATTTTTAATAAGTTGCAACATCGTAATACTTTTTCTATTTTGCGTTGCAAAGTAACGGCAAACCAAGGAGATGGACAAATTAATAGTATATAAATTAGGAATGAAAACAGGCACCGGAATTTAGAACCTAAAACCTCCCGATGCCTGTTTATAGAGTATAATATTATTCTAACCTGCCGGAATCACACATCACATATCTGGATACATTTTTTCAGGGAAGCGATTTTATCTTCTTGCTGAGGAACAAATTCTTGCCCTACAAACCCCTTATACCCTGTCTTTACCAACGCTTGCATGATAGCCGGATAATAAAGCTCCTGCGTTTCGTCTATTTCTGCGCGTCCCGGCACACCTCCCGTGTGGATATGGGAAAAGAATTCATGATATTGAGTAATGTGTTCAATCACATTTCCTTCCATAATTTGCATGTGGTAGATATCATAAAGAAGTTTGAAGTTAGGGGAACCTATCTTGCGGCAAAGCTCCACTCCCCAGACGGTATGGTCACATAAATAGTCTTTATGCCCTATGCTGTTGAGCAACTCCATGGTAAGCACTACTTTATGTTTCTCGGCAACAGGCATCAGACGTTTTAAGCCATTGGCACAATTTTCCAACCCTTCTTCATCACTTACTCCGTTCCGGCGTCCGGCAAAACAAATCAAATTCGTTAACCCAGCTTTGGCAACCAAAGGAATTACTTCTTCATAACTTTTTATAAGCTCGTCGTGAAGTGCCGGATCATTAAACCCGTTATCGATTCCCAACCCCGCACCTTGTGCCATAGCTACCGTAAGACCATGTTTTTGTACCACAGGCCAGTCTTTAGGATCCAACAATTCAACAGACTCGATTCCGATAGACTTGCATATTTTACAAAACTCATCTAATTCATAATCGCCGAAACACCATTTACTTACAGAATGGCGGATGTTCCCTTTTAATTTTGCATCCTCTGTCCGGGCAATTCCGGGAGCATGAGCACTTAACTTGGAAGCAGCCAGCAAGGCACTCCCTCCGAGCACTGACTTAATAGCGGTTCTTCTACTGATGTTTTTCATGTAATACCGATTTTTATAATTAGAAGCTCAAAAATAAAGAATAAGCTTCTATTGGTAAAATCGGATAGCCTGTATTAAAGTTTATTATTATATTCCAAAAAAATTGTATCTTTACAGCTGATTGACGAATAGAGGATAAAAACGCAATCATCCCTTAAAAAACACAATATATGAACCTATTTCAATTCTTCCCGATGGCAAGTGTTGCAGTCATAGCTTCTACTTCCTGTACACCGAAAGAGAAAACGCCGGAAAAAAAGATGAACATCTTATACATTATGACCGACGATCATTCGTATCAAACCATCAGTGCTTATGATAAACGTTACATTCACACCCCCAATATCGACCGGATTGCCGGGGAAGGTGTCCGTTTCTGTAACAGTTATGTAGGAAATTCTATCAGTGGCCCCAGCCGGGCTATTATGCTTACCGGAAAATTCAGCCATAAGAACGGCTTTCGTACCAATAGCGATAAATTTGACGGCTCCCAGCAAACCTTTCCTCAATTACTGCAGCAAGCAGGCTACCAGACAGCTATGGTGGGGAAGTGGCATTTAACCTCCCTTCCTACGGGCTTTGATTACTGGAACATTCTTCCCGGTCAAGGGGAATATTACAATCCCGACTTTAATGAAATGGGTAAAAAGAAACGATTGGAAGGATATGCCACGAATCTTACTACGGATATCGCTTTGGAGTGGTTGGAAAATAAACGGGAGAAAGATAAGCCGTTTTGCTTGCTTTTACACCATAAGGCCCCTCATCGTACCTGGATGCCGGATACATGTGATTTGCGCCTTTATGACGATATAGTTTATCCGCTGCCCGAAACTTTTTATGATGAATATGAGGGACGTACGGCTGCCAGGGAACAAAAAATGAGCATCATCAAAGATATGAATGAAGCCTATGACTTAAAAATGCTGGATAAAGAAGGTGGAATAAAGACCGACCGCGCAGATTTGGAAAGGGCCGGCTGGAGTAAGTTAGAACGAATGAATCCGGAACAAAGAGCGACCTGGGATGCTTATTATGATCCGATTATGAAAGACTTTAAAAAGAAGAATCTCAAAGGGAAAGAGCTTGCCGAATGGAAATATCAACGTTATATGCATGATTATCTACGTTGTATCCATTCTGTAGACCGGAATGTCGGCAGAGTGTTGGATTATCTGGAAAAGAACGGTCTGTTGGAGAATACATTAATCGTATATACCTCCGATCAAGGCTTTTATATGGGAGAACACGGCTGGTTTGACAAACGCTTTATGTATGAAGAGTCTTTCCGTACCCCCTTGCTCATGCGTTTACCGGGAAGTGAAAAACACGGAGATGTGAGTGAGCTTGTACAAAATATTGATTATGCAC
This window contains:
- a CDS encoding class I SAM-dependent methyltransferase, with product MNTDFDYLEINRRSWNNRVDVHLKSDFYDVEGFLKGKSSLNDIELDLLGDIKGKSILHLQCHFGQDTISLGRLGANVTGVDLSDKAIDNAKILAGKANVNVTFICCDIYDLPTCLNEQFDIVFTSYGVIGWLPDMNKWAQIISHYLKPNGKFIFVEFHPVLWMFDDDFKKIEYNYFNSGAIREIQEGTYTDGENDLSQEYVMWNHSLSEVINSLIKSGLTISSFDEFDYSPYDCFSQTVEYAPNKYRIKHLSNNIPMVYSIIATK
- a CDS encoding hydroxypyruvate isomerase family protein, with the translated sequence MKNISRRTAIKSVLGGSALLAASKLSAHAPGIARTEDAKLKGNIRHSVSKWCFGDYELDEFCKICKSIGIESVELLDPKDWPVVQKHGLTVAMAQGAGLGIDNGFNDPALHDELIKSYEEVIPLVAKAGLTNLICFAGRRNGVSDEEGLENCANGLKRLMPVAEKHKVVLTMELLNSIGHKDYLCDHTVWGVELCRKIGSPNFKLLYDIYHMQIMEGNVIEHITQYHEFFSHIHTGGVPGRAEIDETQELYYPAIMQALVKTGYKGFVGQEFVPQQEDKIASLKKCIQICDV
- a CDS encoding DNA alkylation repair protein codes for the protein MAESFKNRYNERFFDKFTKDLELVIDDFDACEFVSQIMDDEWENKGYKQRIMHITTILKKFLPTDYKEAIAKILELLDYVKSALPDFSKVDDKNFGLLTLEYGAILDNYVEQYGMDDYETSMKAIEKITQFTSCEFVTHPFIVKYQDKMMNQMLVWSKHEHWGVRRLASEGCRPRLPWAMALPNLKDNPAPIIPILENLKNDPSRFVRLSVANNLNDISKDHPATVIELVKRWKGESEEVEWVSKHGCRTLLKQGNPEVMKLFGFDSIENICIENFQILTPEVRVGNSLKFSFNLLNNNDKKTKIRLEYGVYYQKANGTLAKKVHKISEKEYTGNSVTGIIRKHSFRVVTTRKFHLGLHQVAVIINGNEFQKHDFELIG
- a CDS encoding GNAT family N-acetyltransferase, producing MIDIQGKGIATILLKEIERDAMTTGIERIRMAKVLID
- a CDS encoding sulfatase family protein, yielding MNLFQFFPMASVAVIASTSCTPKEKTPEKKMNILYIMTDDHSYQTISAYDKRYIHTPNIDRIAGEGVRFCNSYVGNSISGPSRAIMLTGKFSHKNGFRTNSDKFDGSQQTFPQLLQQAGYQTAMVGKWHLTSLPTGFDYWNILPGQGEYYNPDFNEMGKKKRLEGYATNLTTDIALEWLENKREKDKPFCLLLHHKAPHRTWMPDTCDLRLYDDIVYPLPETFYDEYEGRTAAREQKMSIIKDMNEAYDLKMLDKEGGIKTDRADLERAGWSKLERMNPEQRATWDAYYDPIMKDFKKKNLKGKELAEWKYQRYMHDYLRCIHSVDRNVGRVLDYLEKNGLLENTLIVYTSDQGFYMGEHGWFDKRFMYEESFRTPLLMRLPGSEKHGDVSELVQNIDYAPTFLQLAGVEIPSDMQGESLLPLLKGEKVKDWRKSLYYHYYEFPDEHAVKRHYGARNEHYKIIHFYDDIDEWEFYDLQNDPNELHNLIDNPSYKAQVDSLKQELERLQVKYDDLDKNTYK
- a CDS encoding transporter, with the protein product MLQLIKNWMLPIAMGLGGVFYPFFGRLSFLTPYLIFSMLLVTFCKISFKNMKIHPLHVSLLLIQLVGCLLIYGIIRIVNPVVSEGALICLLAPTATSAAVITGMLGGDIAFLTTYTLFSSVGVAIAAPIIFSFLGTHQDMSFWSSFFYICKQVIPLLILPLLVAWLLQRFVPIIHRKILATRQLGFYLWAVALAIVTGKTVVFLLNQQHPDYTNEILLAVVSLVVCVGQFLTGRALGKRYKDPISAQQGLGQKNTILAIWMAQVYLTPISSIAPAAYVLWQNIINSYQLWKKRKDELGVCDK
- a CDS encoding 6-bladed beta-propeller, which translates into the protein MRQILFMLISLFFLFSCKREKNQDVYSEDAKIVDINNPTSVAIEDFITDVDTIRLEVTDSSLLGDIHQIHIMNDKFYILDIKSNAVFIFARNGDFIKKISRVGQGPLEYIKINNMELDYKQKHIIFSDTFSRRIFICDEYGELVDVKNLSFIPNVILARNNNYLNFYAGYQKVYDSKEMENFNIHILDDNGKFISSLLENKTPLRIDVASTSCIDYDSQSEDLLFQPVFSNCIYKIDTNNVAHVEYVFRNKSEYKLLNPNEQKKMTYIYDIENTILEKEKEGYLLSWGSIFNLDDYCFFVMRGWNYPKYIYYEKATGRSVMIDPNKMTGNSALRQIFETTIRQTEGNYFYTSISSLLVDELVEKLPEGKLKTFFQNNNTVDSNPLIIKYKMKFPQ